GtagtgatttcttttgttttttcctcataattaattatttatgaatTTGAGAAAGTTTGATCCAACATTTAGCATCATAATATTATGTGGGTTGATGCCATAAGTCATCCACACCTTTTTGTCTGTAAGATTGGTTTTATCTCATACTGTTTTCTATCTTGCCCTCCTTTCAAAAGCCAACATTAACAGTAATTCCCTGTGATGAGTAAAAATGGTCTGATATTGGATGGATAATGGAAAAAGCTACTCACCATGGAAAGAAGTCCTGATGTCTCATGCTTAAGTTTAAAGCTTTCATCAGGAAAAGCAACATCTCCATAGATACTAGCGACTCCTGTACCATCACCCTATAAGATGAAATTATCAATAGGAGTATCTGCACAAGGAAAACAAGAGCAGTTTGTGATAAAATCCTTTTTAGAAGAtgatgtattttttattattttattaaacaatatttattacaaaatttgCTCTGAGAGCAAAAACAGCTCATCAAGAGAGACGCTGTAATTACAATGCATAAtttataaagaaaagaaaaataccttCACACATGAcatccaaacaaaacatacaCAGAGAAATAGAAGTTAACAGGAATGATTGGTCAGGGAAATAAATGATTGGACATACTGAAAAAGCATAACATTAGGTAAGTATCAAAACATTATGACAAATGCCAtctaaaaacaaatcaactttTTTGAGATGTTGTATTGATCACTATTAAAGATTCATTTCTGAAACACTCTTAAGACAATAAATGTCTTAAGGGTGTTTTCAGTCTTCTTTGCATGCTGTAAAATTAAGTAAATTTTGTAACCTATTCTCCCTGAGATCAGACACTTACATTTCGACTAGGTTAACAGGAAATTGCTTCGTGAGTGtactttgaaaaataaaacacttaCATTAACAAAATCACCTCCCTGAATCATAAAATCTTTGATAACCCTgtaacataataataataataattattattataatatatatatatataaggattaaaaaaatttaaatctaCTGTAGTCACTAATCATCTCATTTCCACTGGCTGTGTAAACTAACCTGTGAAAGTTTGCCCCCTTGTATCCTTGAGGAATTCCATCTTTTCTAATAggaacagaaagaaaaaaaggattatAATCACCTACAGAGAATATTACATATTTTCTAACCTACATAGGCTGTCATGCATTATTTGCAACAGCCATTTCAAAAactgaatattatttttctcaaaCAGTAACAGTTACTTTGAAGCTTACACCTAACAAATTAATGGTTTATTATCATGCAAGAAACAAACACAACTTGTTGCACAGTTATTCACTGAAAATGAATCAATACTaaaattgcattgttttcaaaCCTCTAACCTGTATTCACCAGTGCAGAGTTGCCTAAAAAGAGAGGTGATAGAAAGCAACAAAGATGATAATGACAAGTCAGCAATCACAAtcattgtttttcctttttcaataCCACTTGACCATAAATTCAGTAATTCAACACTCTGATAATTTTTATGCAGAAAATTAGAGCAATGAACAAGCAAGACACTGTTGATGAATTAAAGTAAAGTTCTGTAATTTAGCTTTGTGAGTATTAAATCCTTAAGTATTCTGTGAGTGCTGGTTTAATGGATTACCTGcctacatgaaattcatgcatCTGAACTGTTCAGGCCCAGACTCATATAAAAAGAACTATCGTGGTCTGGTTTGTGCCCTGATGCTTCTTAGAACGAAGtgaaaaaggttttttttttttcactgatgAATGTTGCTTGTAGATTTCAGGACTTCAAATTTATTAGGAAACTGATAAGTATCCACCTAAAAAACCATACTAATCTGAAAATAAATAGTTATATAAAATAGAATTGTGCTAGTCTAAGTGGTTTTAGTGTGTACTGCATAAAAATACTGTAGagaatataaaattaatatctaGGAACTTAGGTATTTTATAGAAAACACTGGAGAAACAAAGGAGAAATAGACTTCTACCAATATTTTATCCAGTTATCTGTATGtattatacatatataattCTGCCACTTTCTGttacaaaacatttgcaaaaaaacaagTGACCCTCTCCCATCTACACTGAACAGTTCATTCCAAAGagtaaattatttaaaaactgTAAGTAGACAACTTTTTTGCAGGTACTGTACTACCCTACAAAAACCTGGCACCTCTACTATGTACATCCATCTGCACAGCTTCTATGTAATTTACTCAGGCATCATCCCCTGTGCGGGGCTGCAGTTTAATGCTGTTCTATGAGAGTATGCCTTGATTTGCATTGTCTTTTGCTTTGTCATGCAGATGAATCCTAACAATCCAGTTCAACACCTAACTACCTTACCTCATATTCTCGGCTGTTTTAGGAACAACATCTGCAAAGAGTTCCATTTTCATTCTGCCAACATCCTGGTATTACAAAATCAAGAGAAATGATTTTGACGACAATAAGCACccaattaatttattaagcTTCACCAAACGTGGAAAAATCTCGTGTCAAATTCAAGTATTTTAGAAGCTGAGAAGAGTAAAAACATTGAATTCAATCCATTCACACCTCCAGGAGCGTTGTTGAGTACAAACACACGTGGAAAGACATCCGTGAAATGCTAGATCTCTCATCACTGCACccacaagaaaacaaacatacaATGAAAAGTTCAAAACACAAACCTGCCCTCCTATGGTAATGTCAAAAAATACGACAGGATTTTGAGAATTTGACACACTTATGCTGCTTGAAACTTCGCCGGCCATTTTGAGAACAAGTAGAACTCAGACTCTCGCAAAAACAAAGCAGTTCCCTTCTGTAGGGTAGGGAAggtcttttttaatttctacTTTTTCGCCATCTCTATTGATGGCTTTTTcggttaaaaaatgaaaaggctCTTGTAaatcaaaattcattttttaaaatatttctaGCAAAGACTAAGTTCTAAGACAGCTCTCactagaaaatgcaagttgtctttttattttccatgGGAGAGGGAGTGGAGAGTGTCACAACCACGTGCATTTACCTTGTTCTTCCAACTGCAGCTTAGGGTTTTGCTACACTGGGCTAGACGTGAGTATTTCGTTTCTGTAACttttcttttacctttttagAAAAACTAGTTGAAacatattatttttcaacGTTTATTGAAACGAATGAAATTATGAAACATTTGAGGAAGAAAGTGTATCAGGGTTatcgaaattcaaatttaccGCCTTGTTTGAGCAGAGAATTTAGCACAGAACTGCAGTAGTTCCGTATTAATCTTCAGGAAAGTGGACTGTCTCTTTGTGAACACACTTGAATTGGCCCAATATGTGACACCATTTCGATTCGTCCTCAAGATCAATACTGCATGGTGTACCATAGAGAAAATAGTGATCTAGTAGTTTAGAGTTGGATCAAACGTAACGTGCGATATGTTGTTGAGGTAACAGGTTATGACACCAATATTGCGGGCAAACTTAGTTAAAACGGGAGCTGTTGCAGTTAGCATACTCATTCTTCATTCAAAAATGTTGTATATAGGCCTCTTACCAATAGTCAGCTCAGTATCAAAAAGCTGGATGTTCATTCTTTCCTCCCCTAGTTACAGCTTCATCTGATTGTGAGAAATGGAAAGTTCACTACACAGGGTCAATTAAAGCTATAAGTCtgtatttaacaataataattggttCATGGGTAGCTTGTATCTATTGAGTTGTGGATGCATGttggaggttgctaagcacaaGAGAAGGATAAGAGTGGCATGAGGTGATTATAAGCAATTGCGACTCCATAGCTTCTCGAGTGTGCAGCAACTTTCCAAGTGCACCATTTACTCAAAGGACACAAGCTAACCAtgaactaataataatattattatttgttgtaTAACACTGACAATATCTCATGAGATTTAAGCTActccaaacccattgaaagcttaacaaatagattccatgttgccgtgcgtctgttcagtaatagatcacagatgatgtcaaaatgtggtaagaacaaaaaagtggcacacgaggcacagccgagtgtgtcactgatgttcttaccacattttgacattctctgtgatctattactgaacagacgcacggcaacatggaatctatttgttttatataataaaaaaattaaaatacacgaaaaaaatgcccttttatttcaaatttcgacactttgacagacacgaaaatagcactgacgtgatcttatgtctataaaaaatgaagcgaactgattggttgctatgcttagcaaagaattgtgattggttcaaattcaaaattaaaaaaattcaaaaaaacttgaatcgagcgctgtcgtcatctgtgcgtctgtcctctaatagatgataggcaagaaccaatcagaatgcgagaattacttgggttattatataattaattATAGACATGCATTTCAGTGATTTCATTGCGTCACCGATGTGATCCCGTAAGATCATAATTGAGCATGCTGATGATGATTGAGcaaattgtttctttgaaattgcaTTGACTTTGCTAGCTATGCTAAATATAGATACGTATTTGTGTCACATTTGTCATTACTTCAACAGAAAATTTATGTACCTCTGCTGTTTTGGAATTGTAGTGGAATTGTAGGTTTttttatgtattattttttttcagacattGCTCACTTTTGATATTATTTTGCTCGTGTAGGGTTGTAACTTCAAGAATGAATAGAATTCAGAATGGTTGGTTTtcagaaataaataaacagtGGCCAGGCCAGGCACTTTCTCTTGAGGTAGAGGAAGTTTTGTTTGAAGGCAAATCAAAATATCAAGATATCATAGTGTTCAAAaggtaaaattatttattgctATTTAATGTATTgtattcttttaatttctcaCCTCAGAGTTGATGTGGTTTGTTGTGATGTTCAACAAGAGATGAGCCCTAAgggaaattattttgatttccGTTATTTTAAAggttcttctttctttttttttattgaaatggGTATATCTTAGTTGGTTAAGTTGTGGCTCTCTAAGTTAGAAGTGTGCAATCCTTGGTGGGTCATTGTCTGCTTCAACTTTCCTCTCATCTTTGTTGCGTTAGATTTACATTACCCTTGAAGAAGCTGATCAGCTGATGTATTGAAATGGTGCATCAATGACAGCTTCTATTTTGTACCTGCTCTAGTTCTTATGAGCAGATAGATATCCAATTTTAAAGAACTTGAACTTGGCTTTACCTTTATCTCTACACTACCTTCACCATTGTACTTTTAATGGTTTTAAGCTTTAACCTACCGTCGCTTGCAACTGCATACCTGTCCACACGTGTGACAAAAACACGCAAAGTTTACCCGCCCACTTGGGGACATTTTGGCGCCACTTACGCAAACACTTGAAGGGAAGCAAAGTCCGTCTCTTCTATTATCCAACTCGTGCGggaattttgtcttttgtagttttgaaaattacaatGAACGACGTGGAACACCTCGCTTGAAATTTGTGCCAAACTTATTTATTGTAAACGCCATGTCTTCAGTTGCCAAATGGTGGATAAATCAGCTACCATCATTTGCGTAAGTGGCGCCAAAACGTTACCAAGTGGGTGGGTAAACTTTGATGTTTGATCGTcaaagttttgaattttgattggccaGCAGAACATGTTTTTGTCATGCGTGTGGACAGGTAGTTGCAAGCGACGATACAAAAAGACAGTGGGAACAGCAACTTGGAAATTTGctgttgtcatcatcattatcacgatcgtcacattaatttttttttttttgatcagTCATTAAAGTTAT
This sequence is a window from Acropora palmata chromosome 6, jaAcrPala1.3, whole genome shotgun sequence. Protein-coding genes within it:
- the LOC141884717 gene encoding peptidyl-prolyl cis-trans isomerase H-like, with the translated sequence MAGEVSSSISVSNSQNPVVFFDITIGGQDVGRMKMELFADVVPKTAENMRQLCTGEYRKDGIPQGYKGANFHRVIKDFMIQGGDFVNGDGTGVASIYGDVAFPDESFKLKHETSGLLSMANSGPNSNGCQFFITCAKCDFLDGKHVVFGKVIDGLLVMRKIENVPVGPNNRPSLPVVISQCGEM